The genomic region GGCCGGCGCCGAGATGGTGCCGCTCGACCACCTGCTCTATGCACCGGTCGAGACCTATTACGAGACCATCGCCGGCATGCTGCCCGATGTCGAATTGCTGACCCTGCTGATGATCAGCCGGTCGAACCAGGTGCTGCACAAAGACCAGGGCGCTATCGAGCGCATGCTCAAGCTGAACTCGAAGTTCCACTTCGCCGAGAACGCGCCGCTGTTCGGCATCCCCACGCCCGAGACCATCATCGCCCGGCAGCCGCTGAGCGGAAACCGGCAGGTCGAGGACTTTTTCGCCAAGCACGGCAACCGCATCATCCTGAAGATGACCGGCCAGCCCGGCGCGCGCAGCGTCAAGGCCGTCGCCAGCACGGCTGAGGGCGACGAATATCTGAAGGGCTACCGGCCGGACGACCAGGTGCTGGTGCAGCAGCGGCTCGAGCTGGAGAAGTTCGACGAGTGGACCGCCGACCTGCTGATCACCGAGGATACGGTGACCCTGGACAATGTCCGCAGGATTCTGGTGACCGACGGGCTGTGGATCGGCAACCTCATCCACGCCGACCCGCCGATTACCCCGTCGCAGACCGCCGAGTTGCTGAAAGTGGGCGCCTATGCCCGCAAGTTCGGATTCGGCACCGAAACCGGCGATTGCCTGGGCATCGACTATTTCATCGGGCAGGACGGCGAGGTGGTGGTGACCGAGATCAACCCGCGCTGGACCGCCGGATTGTTTCCCACCCAGGTGCTGCGCCGGGTGAACAAGGCCCGGCGCGACGCGGTGCCCTATTTCGAACTGGTGCGTCTCGAGGATTACGACAAGTTCCAGGCGTTCTGCGCCCGCCATCTGCCCAATCACGCCGCCGGTGACTTTGCCGTCATGCCGCTGGGCTTCTCGCCCTATGAGCGGGAGATCGACGGCGTCAAGCGGGTGTTCACCTGGATGGTGGTGATCGGCGACTTCCCGGCTTTCCGCAAGGCGGCCAAGGACGTGCTGGGCGAAAGCGGCCTGCCCAACGGAGACCTGGTGCCGCTGTGATGGCGACAACGACCGCACGGGCGCGATGACCTATTGCCTTGGCATATTGCTGCAGGACGGCCTCGTCATGGCGTCCGATTCCCGGTCGAATGCGGGCGTCGACGACATCACCAGCGTCTGCAAGATGGAGGTGATCGACGTGCCGGGCGAGCGGGTCATCGTGATCCTGTCGGCCGGCAATCTGGCGACCACCCAGTCGGTCATCACCGAGTTGCGCGAGGCGCTGGGCAAGGCCGGCGCCGACGATCTGCACGCGGCCGCGACCCTGTATGACGCGGCCCGGGCCGTCGGCGGGATGCTGCGCGTGGTGGTCGCCCGCGACGGCGCCCATGTCAGTCCCTACGGCGACGCCACGGGGAGCTTCATCGTGGGCGGACAGATCGGCGGCGAAGCCCCGCGGCTGTTCCGGGTCTATCCGGCGGGCAACTTCGTCGAGGCGTCGGCGCGCGCCAGCTTCCTGCAGATCGGCGAGGCCAAATATGGCAAGCCGATCCTCGACCGGGCGCTGTCCTACGGAAGCCCGCTGGACGAAGCGGC from Emcibacter sp. SYSU 3D8 harbors:
- a CDS encoding peptidase; its protein translation is MTYCLGILLQDGLVMASDSRSNAGVDDITSVCKMEVIDVPGERVIVILSAGNLATTQSVITELREALGKAGADDLHAAATLYDAARAVGGMLRVVVARDGAHVSPYGDATGSFIVGGQIGGEAPRLFRVYPAGNFVEASARASFLQIGEAKYGKPILDRALSYGSPLDEAAKLALLSFDATMRSDLSVDMPIDILRYETGSLSAANRTVLEKSDPYWRALSNAYGEGLATLVERLPRPPDWRS